The segment TATATACTAAATTTAATCCTCTCATGTTAGCAAATTTTTAACTTCCCTCATGTTAATTTAATTGAAAAGAAATGGGGAATTAACGGGGGATTAGATGCACTACTTATTAACTTTAATTTTTATATTGGCCTTCTCGCCTTTAAAAGCTGAAACACACAAAGAACAAGTGAGCTTAAGCGCGGATAATCAATTTTCAAGCATGCAATGTTCTTCAAAAAAAGAGCAAATGTGCAGCCCCAAAACAAGCGCTGAACTTAGTGAAGAGATTAGGAAATTACTAGAAAATAAATAATTCTACTTATTTAATTATTTATTTTTTGAAATTCGTAATTTTATATGTTTTTTAGAGAAACTTGCATTAAATTTTAACTTAATTATAATGACCCTCAAAAAAATTATTTTCAAATAATGAAGTTGTATTAAGTTAAAACCTAATTTTAGTTTTAGTTAAAGAATTTATGAGAAATAGTCACGCTTTACAGGAAGTAAATTTTGTTCATCCTCAGCTCCACAGAAATGTTGATCTTCAACCATATGAGAAAGCTTTAAAGGAAGCACGTTATTTAACTTTTCCCTTAGAGGAAATGTTAGAGTTACTTTATCAACTTAATGAATTTGAATTTGGCCGCTCTTTATTAGTAAATCGTGGCCTTACGGGATATTGGCGAGCATATACAATTATGTATGCGCCTTATATGAATTTGAAACATCCTTTAGAGAATTGGATGATCAATGAAGCGCCTTTATCGCTTGCTGTTCGGGAAACGTTTGCTATTTTTCAGACCGAAATACAAAAAAGATTAAAAGATAACATGGCCTTATCTGCTGTTCCTTGCGGTTTAATGGATACTCTTTTATCACTCGATTATAAAAATATAAGCAATATACGTCTCATTGGCATTGATTCTGATGCTGAAACGATTAATTATGCCAAGCAAAATGTTGCTAAACATGGTTTTAGAGGGGCTGTTTCTTTTCATCAAAAAGACCTATGGAACTTAGGTGAATTTGAGAAATATGATTTTATCGTTAACCATGGGTTGAACATATATGAACATGATGATCAAAAGGTAATCCTTCTCTATAAAGGATTTCATAAAGCCTTACATTCAAATGGGATATTAATTATTAGCTTTTTCACACCTTCACCAACGTTATCTGATGAATCTACATGGAAGAATTTTGATCCAAAAGCTCTTCAGAAACAAAAAGCTATTTTAAAAGAAATTTTAAATATTAAGTGGCAAGCATTTCGTACAGAAGAGCAGACAAAATCTCACCTTGAAGAAGCTGGGTTTTCCATTGTAGATGTCATTTATGATAGTCAAGGAATGGCTCCTACCATTGTTGCAAGAAAACAAGACTAAGAAAGAGTATCCATGGCTAAATTACATTTTTATTATTCTGCGATGAATGCAGGAAAAACAACGACTCTTCTTCAATCTGATTATAATTACCGTGAAAGAGGGATGCAAACGATTCTATTCACTCCAGATTTTGATCATCGTTATCAAGAAGGATGGATTGCCTCTCGCATTGGCCTAAAAAGCCCTGCAATCGTTTATTCCCATGATTTTAATTTTTTTACCTATGTAAAAAACGAAGCCTGTAGGATGGATAATCTAAATTGTATCCTTATTGATGAGGCTCATTTCTTAACAAAAGCCCAAGTGCATCAGCTTTGTCAGATTGTAGATCAACTTGATATTCCTGTTTTAGCCTATGGCTTGAGAACAGATTTCATGGGAGAGCCTTTTGAAGGAAGTAAATATCTTTTAGCATTGTCTGAATATCTAACCGAACTTAAAACAATCTGCCATTGTGGTAGAAAAGCGACAATGAATCAAAGAGTTAACAGTCAAGGAATACCTATTCTTGAAGGGGAACAAGTAGAAATTGGTGGCAATGAACGCTATATTGCTCTCTGTAGAAAACATTTTATATTGATGCAAACGTAATTTTGAATCGTCGTTGAAGATCAACACGGATCTTGAATTAAAATTATAAGATTTTTTCATACCCTTTTTATTTAATTTATGTAATAAGATTAAACACTTGACGTAGCCTTATGTATTTGGCACCCTTATTGTGTCTTTAAATGAGAGGTGGGAAAAATGACACGTTCCGAACTTATTGAGCGCATTTTAAATGCAAATTCTTCTTTAACTATAGCCCAAGCTGAAAGAAGTGTTACAATTGTATTAGAAGAAATTTCAAACGCCTTAGCAAATGGTTCTCGTGTAGAGCTTAGAGGTTTTGGCGTCTTCACAACAAGAAAAAGGCAAGCTCGTTCTGGTAGAAATCCAAGAACAGGACAATCCGTGAAAGTTGAAGCTAAATCTGTCCCCTTTTTCAAAGCTGGTAAACAACTTAGAGATCGGTTGAATGGGTAGTTTTTTACTCGTTTGAATTATTTTTTATAATTGCCGTCTTGCACCCAATGCGGCAGTTAAAGTTCCATCATCAAGATAATCAAGTTCGCCTCCTAATGGCACACCATGAGCGAGTGCAGTTATTTTGGCTTGGGTTGTTTTTAAAGCGTCTGCTAGATAATAAGATGTTGTTTGGCCTTCAACAGTTGCGTTAAGCGCAAGAATAATTTCTCGAATCCCAGTACTTTGTACTCTTTGTAAGAGGGCCGGGATTTTTAGTTGTTCAGGCCCAACACCATCCAAAGCGGAAAGTGTTCCCCCTAAAACGTGGTAGTATCCTTTATACGAGCCAGACCGTTCTAAGGCCCACAAATCTGCAATGCTTTCAACGACACATAAGAGACCCAACTCTCTATTGTTATTCGCACATATTGCACAAGGATTCTGCGTATCTAAGTTCCCACAAATTTCACATGTTTTGAGCGCTTGGGCTGCTGTATGCAGCGCTTCTGAAAGAGGGATCATAAGCTCCGTTTTGTATTTTAGGAGGTGTAAAGAGACCCTTCTTGCAGAACGTGGGCCTAAACCAGGTAGTTTAGCTAATAATTGTATAAGGGTTTGAAGCTCAGAACCAATCATAAAATACTATCTTTTTTCATTAAGTTTACTATGAACGAAGTATAAATCTAAAAAGGAAGACTCATGCCACCTGGCAATTTTAAGCCTGACGTGATTTTAGACATTTCTTCAGCCGTACGTGTTTCAGCCTTTTGTTTGGCATCATTAAATGCAGCGATCAAAAGGTCTTCTAAAATTTCGACTTCAGCAGGATTCAATAAAGAAGGATCAATCTTCACTTTTTTAAGGTCATTTTTGCAAGTTAAAGTGACTTCAACCATTCCGCCGCCGGCTTTTCCTTCCACATGAATTCCTCCTAATTGTTCTTGCATTGAAGCCATTTGAGCTTGCATTTCTTGGGCTTGTTTCATGAGTTGGCCAATATTTTTCATTCCATCTTCTCCTTAGGGATATCATCAACATATACAACTTGTGATTCAGGAAAACTCTTCTGAGCTGCTTTAACTAAAGGCTCATTAAGGAGAGTTTCTCGAATAGTAGAACGTTCAATTTCGTATTGAGCTTGTAATGAAGGATAAACGTTTTCACTTTTTTCTTGCACTATAATTTCCCATTCAATCCCTGTCCAATCTTTTAGATGAGATTTTAAGCGAGAGGCTAAATCTTTAGGGGCATGAGAAGAGAGACAAAAAGAAATTTTACCAAGTTCAAAGCTGACTAAATGAACATCATTTCTCAAAATTCCTTCGAGCAAAGGTTCTCGATGTTTTTGGCAGAGAGCAACCACTTCTTTAAAATCTTTTGGAAGCACGAAAGATGGCTGAGGTGCCTGCGGAGCAGGTTGGGTGATTTCCGGCTTTATGAGGGGGGCTGCAGAAATTTGGGGGGGAATTTCAGGGCCTTTATGAGAAGGATTTCCTAAATTTTGAATAATTTCCTGAGGTGTTGGAAGATGGCTAAGATAGCAAAGCTTCATTAAGACCATCTCAACAGCTTGTTCTGGTAAGGGGGCTAGAGAAACTTCTTGAATGCCTTTGATAAGACTTTGCCAAAAACGCACTAGAAGAGGGAAGTTCAGTTTTTGCGCTAATTTATTGCTTTCTTCAGTTTGTTGGTCTGTAAGGCCAGGATAAGGCAACGCATTTTGAGTCACACTTTTCGTACTAAGCCAATGAATAAAACTTAATAAATCTTTTAAGACAACCAGAGGTTCTGTCCCTTGTTGATTTAGCTGCTGAAATAAATTTAAAGCTGTTTTGGTGTCGCCTTGAACGAGGGCTGTAGCCAGATCAATCAAATAAGTTTGATCCATAAGACCCAGCATTTTTCTTACTTTTTCGCCTGTAACTGCTGATTCTGACAGCATGATGGCTTGATCTAAAATAGAAAGACCATCTCTGGCGGAGCCATCGGCAGCACGCGCAATCAGATTAAGGGCTTCTTCTTCAATAGTTTTGCCTTCAAGGAGAGTAATTTTATTGAAAAGGGTTTTTAGCGTTTCTTCATCAATTCGTTTTAAATCAAAACGCATGCAGCGCGATAGAATCGTATCTGGAATTTTACGGATTTCTGTCGTCGCAAAAATAAATTTAACGTGAGAAGGGGGCTCTTCAAGAGTTTTTAGAAGCGCATTGAAGGCATTTTTTGAAAGCATATGCACTTCATCGATAATATAAACTTTATAACGCGCTGAAACAGCCCGGTAACGAGAAGCTTCAATGACTTCTCTAATATCATCAATACCAGTTCGACTTGCTGCATCCATTTCAATAACGTCGATATGGCGATCTTCTGAAATAGCTCGACAATGTTCGCAAGCCCCACAAGGGGAGGGAGTAGGGTTTCCTTTTCCATCAAGGCCAATACAATTAAGAGCGCGCGCAATAATTCTGGCTGTCGTTGTTTTTCCTGTTCCTCGAATTCCTGTCAAAATAAAGGCATGAGGAAGACGATTTTGCTTGATGCCATTTCCCAAAACACGCACAAGAGTATCTTGCCCAATCAGATCTGCAAACGTCGTGGGTCTATATTTTCTCGCTAAAACTAAATATTGTGTGGAATTTTCAGTCATTTTTTTCCTAAAATATACGACTCTTTCTTGCTATCACATCCTTTCTCTGAAAACAAGGAAAGCGCCACCAAAACTATAGACTGTTAATTCTTTCTTCTATTAGGCTTTTTTTAACGATTCTTCATTAGAATAATAATTGGATAGATTCAAAATTAATAAACAGGAGAGTAACAATGAAAAAGAATTATGCAAAAAATACTTTAATCAGTTCAATCGCTTTATCTATTGCTTTATTATCTGAGGCTCCTCAAGCTGATGCAGGTATTTGGAGTAGCTTTAAAACTGCTGTTAAAAAAGGCGCTTCAGCTGCTGTTAAAGTTGCAAAAGACCCAAGAGTACAAGCTGGTGTCGTCGCTGTTGGTACTGCGGCTTATGCGGCTGTAAAAGCAAAAAAAGCTCCAGCAGAACAAAAAGAAGCACCAGTAGCTGAAGCGCACCCTCAAGTAGAAGAGCAAGCACCTGCTGCAGCTGAATAATACTTACAGGATTTGTTCCGACCATAATAAAAGCCCTGATTTTGGGGCTTTTATTTTTTTAAGTGATGATAAGCCCATTCAAGCCAAGGCATTAATT is part of the Candidatus Paracaedimonas acanthamoebae genome and harbors:
- a CDS encoding methyltransferase domain-containing protein is translated as MRNSHALQEVNFVHPQLHRNVDLQPYEKALKEARYLTFPLEEMLELLYQLNEFEFGRSLLVNRGLTGYWRAYTIMYAPYMNLKHPLENWMINEAPLSLAVRETFAIFQTEIQKRLKDNMALSAVPCGLMDTLLSLDYKNISNIRLIGIDSDAETINYAKQNVAKHGFRGAVSFHQKDLWNLGEFEKYDFIVNHGLNIYEHDDQKVILLYKGFHKALHSNGILIISFFTPSPTLSDESTWKNFDPKALQKQKAILKEILNIKWQAFRTEEQTKSHLEEAGFSIVDVIYDSQGMAPTIVARKQD
- a CDS encoding thymidine kinase, which translates into the protein MAKLHFYYSAMNAGKTTTLLQSDYNYRERGMQTILFTPDFDHRYQEGWIASRIGLKSPAIVYSHDFNFFTYVKNEACRMDNLNCILIDEAHFLTKAQVHQLCQIVDQLDIPVLAYGLRTDFMGEPFEGSKYLLALSEYLTELKTICHCGRKATMNQRVNSQGIPILEGEQVEIGGNERYIALCRKHFILMQT
- the ihfB gene encoding integration host factor subunit beta; amino-acid sequence: MTRSELIERILNANSSLTIAQAERSVTIVLEEISNALANGSRVELRGFGVFTTRKRQARSGRNPRTGQSVKVEAKSVPFFKAGKQLRDRLNG
- the recR gene encoding recombination protein RecR codes for the protein MIGSELQTLIQLLAKLPGLGPRSARRVSLHLLKYKTELMIPLSEALHTAAQALKTCEICGNLDTQNPCAICANNNRELGLLCVVESIADLWALERSGSYKGYYHVLGGTLSALDGVGPEQLKIPALLQRVQSTGIREIILALNATVEGQTTSYYLADALKTTQAKITALAHGVPLGGELDYLDDGTLTAALGARRQL
- a CDS encoding YbaB/EbfC family nucleoid-associated protein codes for the protein MKNIGQLMKQAQEMQAQMASMQEQLGGIHVEGKAGGGMVEVTLTCKNDLKKVKIDPSLLNPAEVEILEDLLIAAFNDAKQKAETRTAEEMSKITSGLKLPGGMSLPF
- a CDS encoding DNA polymerase III subunit gamma/tau; amino-acid sequence: MTENSTQYLVLARKYRPTTFADLIGQDTLVRVLGNGIKQNRLPHAFILTGIRGTGKTTTARIIARALNCIGLDGKGNPTPSPCGACEHCRAISEDRHIDVIEMDAASRTGIDDIREVIEASRYRAVSARYKVYIIDEVHMLSKNAFNALLKTLEEPPSHVKFIFATTEIRKIPDTILSRCMRFDLKRIDEETLKTLFNKITLLEGKTIEEEALNLIARAADGSARDGLSILDQAIMLSESAVTGEKVRKMLGLMDQTYLIDLATALVQGDTKTALNLFQQLNQQGTEPLVVLKDLLSFIHWLSTKSVTQNALPYPGLTDQQTEESNKLAQKLNFPLLVRFWQSLIKGIQEVSLAPLPEQAVEMVLMKLCYLSHLPTPQEIIQNLGNPSHKGPEIPPQISAAPLIKPEITQPAPQAPQPSFVLPKDFKEVVALCQKHREPLLEGILRNDVHLVSFELGKISFCLSSHAPKDLASRLKSHLKDWTGIEWEIIVQEKSENVYPSLQAQYEIERSTIRETLLNEPLVKAAQKSFPESQVVYVDDIPKEKME